The Methanobacteriaceae archaeon genome has a window encoding:
- a CDS encoding calcium/sodium antiporter: MDAGIIIQIVLLIAGFVFLIKGSDLFVDGSSNIAYLLKIPTIIVGLTIVAFGTSAPEAAVSIASSLAGSNSIAIGNIVGSNLFNILFIIGITALLSELKVEKSVLKQDLPFLICITLLLVAFLAIDLKISTIEGLILLAILFGYIYHLIRSARKESNSNEVETPTLSLPKSIVFILIGIAGIVLGGDLVVNSASAIAIAFGMSEKLVGLTIVAMGTSLPELVTSLTALKKGENQLAIGNVIGSNIFNILFVVGASGAIRELVIEPSLMVDIVFMAFVTILFYVFGKTQLKYDKNEGIVFITLFVIYMAFAILRN; the protein is encoded by the coding sequence ATGGATGCTGGAATTATTATTCAAATTGTCTTATTAATAGCAGGATTTGTATTTTTAATTAAAGGATCTGATTTATTTGTTGATGGATCTAGTAATATTGCATATCTTTTAAAAATCCCAACAATTATTGTAGGATTAACAATTGTGGCATTTGGAACCAGTGCTCCTGAAGCAGCAGTTTCAATTGCTTCATCTCTTGCTGGAAGTAATTCAATAGCTATTGGAAATATTGTTGGAAGTAACCTTTTCAATATCCTATTTATTATAGGAATAACTGCACTTTTAAGTGAGTTAAAAGTAGAAAAAAGTGTTTTAAAACAGGATTTACCATTCCTTATCTGTATTACATTACTCTTAGTGGCATTTCTTGCAATTGACTTGAAAATATCTACTATTGAAGGATTAATATTACTTGCAATATTATTTGGATACATATATCATCTTATCCGCAGTGCAAGAAAAGAAAGTAATTCCAATGAAGTTGAAACACCTACATTAAGTCTTCCAAAAAGTATTGTTTTCATCCTTATCGGGATTGCAGGAATCGTTTTAGGTGGAGACTTAGTTGTAAACAGTGCTTCAGCTATAGCAATTGCATTTGGAATGAGTGAAAAATTAGTAGGTTTAACAATTGTAGCAATGGGTACTTCACTACCAGAACTTGTAACTTCACTTACAGCTCTTAAAAAAGGAGAAAATCAATTAGCTATCGGAAATGTAATTGGATCTAACATATTCAATATATTATTTGTTGTAGGTGCAAGTGGTGCAATAAGAGAATTAGTTATTGAACCAAGTTTAATGGTTGATATTGTCTTTATGGCATTTGTTACCATATTATTCTACGTATTTGGTAAGACCCAATTAAAATATGATAAAAATGAAGGTATTGTATTTATAACATTATTCGTTATCTACATGGCCTTCGCGATTTTGAGAAATTAA
- a CDS encoding methanogenesis marker 7 protein: MYETLTFTGGVHKSEEFKELIEDLGGFILQESIQQMELILNIAVPMEDVDKIKDKASELLAKISVAPMAGSEIAIVSPTLARHHLPHAACDISEYLREFGAKDNMIGLARGDGKGTSGITEEEKSLIEEHDLAIFALGSFEKCIKEKSFLYDDIDIPVIVTGAPDIDADDLPGADAYVGDLGRIPRRLRRGPDVRALDKLVETCESILNDKKREMALDAPLVPSIVVKNAIENQVEEIKNVFSPAPITSQLDGVRVKLKYDDYADVIANVEIDGKKLSEIAEIKKSFMYDYILVKINSESSLVENSN; encoded by the coding sequence ATGTATGAAACATTAACATTTACTGGTGGAGTTCACAAAAGTGAAGAATTTAAAGAATTAATTGAAGATTTAGGAGGTTTTATTCTTCAAGAAAGTATTCAACAAATGGAATTGATTTTAAATATTGCAGTTCCTATGGAAGATGTTGATAAAATTAAGGATAAAGCATCCGAACTTTTAGCAAAAATCTCTGTCGCTCCAATGGCAGGTTCTGAAATAGCTATTGTTTCACCAACTCTTGCAAGACACCACTTGCCTCATGCAGCATGTGATATTTCTGAATATTTACGTGAATTTGGTGCAAAAGATAACATGATTGGTCTTGCTAGAGGGGATGGTAAAGGTACTTCAGGTATTACTGAAGAAGAAAAAAGCTTAATTGAAGAACATGACCTTGCAATTTTTGCATTGGGCAGTTTTGAAAAATGTATTAAAGAAAAATCCTTCTTGTATGATGATATTGATATACCAGTAATTGTAACTGGTGCTCCTGATATTGATGCAGATGATCTTCCAGGTGCAGATGCATATGTTGGGGATTTAGGTAGAATCCCTAGAAGATTAAGAAGAGGTCCTGACGTTCGTGCTCTTGATAAATTAGTTGAAACATGTGAGAGCATATTAAATGATAAAAAACGTGAAATGGCTCTTGATGCACCATTAGTACCATCTATTGTTGTTAAAAATGCAATTGAAAATCAAGTTGAAGAAATTAAAAATGTTTTCTCCCCAGCTCCGATTACTTCTCAATTAGATGGTGTTCGTGTAAAATTAAAATATGATGATTATGCAGATGTAATCGCTAATGTTGAAATTGATGGTAAAAAATTATCTGAAATCGCTGAGATTAAAAAATCATTTATGTATGATTATATCTTGGTAAAAATTAATAGTGAGAGTTCTCTTGTTGAGAATTCAAACTAA
- the comB gene encoding 2-phosphosulfolactate phosphatase codes for MKVTLSFEESESLDVSVMVDALRASSTITLALDNFEKIIPCFTVSQAIELKEKLGGIVAGERNGKKIEEFDLGNSPAKIKDYTSNSNQLILTTSNGTRILENMKSKVLVGSLINAKSVAKQCIKIADEHIDVVMAGVKGQFAIEDFLASGEILYWINEQLDDCELSEYAKAAILASRDYDALKESFINSRSGKRLIGLGYEEDVKLCCMKNITENVAIYENQELTLLKD; via the coding sequence ATGAAAGTTACATTAAGTTTTGAAGAAAGTGAAAGTTTGGATGTATCAGTAATGGTTGATGCACTAAGAGCCAGTTCTACAATAACTTTGGCTTTAGATAATTTTGAAAAAATTATTCCATGTTTTACTGTATCCCAAGCAATTGAACTAAAAGAAAAACTTGGGGGCATTGTTGCAGGTGAGAGAAACGGCAAAAAAATCGAAGAGTTTGACCTTGGAAATTCCCCTGCAAAAATAAAAGATTATACTTCAAATTCCAACCAGTTAATTTTAACAACAAGTAACGGTACTAGAATTCTTGAGAATATGAAATCTAAAGTTCTTGTTGGATCACTTATCAATGCAAAATCAGTAGCTAAACAATGTATCAAAATAGCTGATGAGCATATTGATGTAGTAATGGCTGGAGTTAAAGGCCAGTTTGCAATTGAAGACTTTTTAGCATCTGGAGAAATATTATACTGGATTAATGAACAGTTAGATGATTGTGAATTAAGCGAATATGCAAAAGCTGCTATTTTGGCAAGTAGAGATTATGATGCTTTAAAAGAATCATTTATTAATTCAAGATCAGGCAAAAGATTAATTGGCTTAGGCTATGAAGAAGACGTTAAATTATGTTGCATGAAAAACATTACTGAAAATGTTGCAATATATGAAAATCAAGAATTAACCTTATTAAAAGATTAA
- a CDS encoding TraB/GumN family protein, which translates to MNRELLTIIGTAHVSEESVNEVKDAIYEQHPDIVAIELDRGRYAKIKNKMMGIEEDDEISVTRIIKENKVGLFLVNTLLGYFQSKIGDEVNVDPGSEMIGAIEACEDLNIPIALIDREINITLQRALNKMGFMEKAKFAYGLLLSIFGLDDDEDDIDIEELKKSETIDDMMEIFKDEAPSVYEVLVHERDAYLAGRIMQIPHEKVIAVVGAGHRPGIEKYLDNPETLPDLRDLEVINEKKGIPWLKILIAMIPILFVVIFFLAFFNGINITGNIYEFIVISMLMGFIGSILSGSKIQSAIVGGVVAPLTIIHPLLAAGWFSGLTEAKFRKVRNSDIKNLTKIESLRDLWNNNIFRILLVVIGTNLGVSLATLVILPSKVFIPLFMKIFGG; encoded by the coding sequence ATGAATAGAGAATTGTTAACAATAATTGGTACTGCCCACGTATCTGAAGAAAGTGTTAATGAAGTAAAAGATGCAATCTACGAACAACACCCAGACATTGTTGCTATCGAACTTGACAGAGGAAGATATGCAAAAATAAAAAACAAAATGATGGGTATTGAAGAAGATGATGAGATTTCAGTTACAAGAATAATTAAAGAAAATAAAGTAGGATTATTCTTGGTTAACACACTTCTAGGATATTTCCAATCAAAAATTGGAGACGAAGTAAATGTAGATCCGGGTTCTGAGATGATTGGAGCTATTGAAGCATGTGAAGACTTAAATATCCCAATTGCTCTTATTGACCGTGAAATTAATATCACATTACAAAGAGCCTTAAACAAAATGGGATTTATGGAAAAAGCTAAATTCGCATACGGATTACTCTTATCCATTTTTGGTTTAGATGACGACGAAGATGATATTGATATTGAAGAATTAAAAAAGTCTGAAACTATTGATGACATGATGGAAATATTCAAAGATGAAGCTCCTAGTGTTTATGAAGTTCTTGTTCACGAAAGAGATGCATACCTTGCAGGAAGAATCATGCAAATACCTCATGAGAAAGTTATTGCAGTTGTTGGAGCAGGACACAGACCTGGAATTGAAAAATACTTGGATAATCCAGAAACCTTACCTGACTTAAGAGATTTAGAAGTTATCAATGAAAAAAAAGGAATACCATGGCTTAAAATTTTAATTGCAATGATACCAATTTTATTTGTTGTGATATTTTTTCTGGCATTCTTTAATGGGATTAATATAACTGGAAATATCTATGAATTTATAGTTATCAGTATGTTAATGGGATTTATTGGATCCATACTTTCCGGTTCAAAGATACAATCCGCAATAGTTGGAGGGGTTGTAGCTCCATTAACCATTATACATCCGTTACTTGCAGCAGGATGGTTTTCAGGACTAACTGAAGCAAAGTTCAGAAAAGTTAGAAACAGTGATATTAAAAATCTAACAAAAATTGAAAGTTTAAGAGATTTATGGAATAATAACATATTTAGAATATTACTTGTAGTTATTGGAACAAATTTAGGTGTCAGTTTAGCTACACTCGTAATTTTACCATCAAAAGTTTTCATCCCATTATTTATGAAAATATTTGGTGGATGA
- a CDS encoding MTH1187 family thiamine-binding protein, protein MITCDFAILPVGTKTTECKDYVTAAVQSIKDSGLSYQLTGMGTQIEADNLEELYAAIAKAQEAIFELGIGRVYTVIKIDDRRDMENRTLDAKVDTVNEMLK, encoded by the coding sequence ATGATTACATGCGATTTTGCAATATTACCAGTAGGTACCAAAACAACTGAATGTAAAGATTATGTAACTGCAGCAGTGCAATCCATAAAAGATTCAGGACTTAGCTATCAGTTAACCGGAATGGGAACACAAATAGAAGCAGATAATCTTGAAGAACTCTATGCTGCAATTGCTAAAGCACAAGAAGCAATATTTGAACTTGGAATTGGTAGAGTTTATACTGTTATAAAAATAGATGACAGAAGAGATATGGAAAACAGAACTTTAGATGCTAAAGTTGATACAGTAAATGAAATGTTAAAATAA
- a CDS encoding hemolysin family protein: MIGTTIEIVIILILIVLTGYLSMAEMAVVSVRKAKMQKYLEEGNKNAKIVLDLIEDPNEFLSTVQIGISLIGVLTGAFGGVTLSEPLAKAISFIPYNDVISVIVVVVLTTYLTLVIGEIVPKVIALNDPEKVSLKIAKTMVILSKVSKPVSYVLSKSSGFVLFLMRIENKNDELVTEEEIELMIKEGIEDGTIEKEEEDIIKRVFKLDDKKIGSIMTPRNEIIWIDLEDDRDVNKVKIIESKRSIFPIASGELDDFIGVVQAKDILSAMFSEEKFDVEQIIKKPLVVSEHLETLDLVREFKENNGHVHMTIVVDEFGSVEGLITLNDLLEGIVGEIPGIDEEDEPKAVERDDGTWLIDGRYPIDRFAEIFDFKFNEEEDNYTTLAGFILSISGTIPNEKDKYTYERFIFEIIDIDGHQIDKILVTDLGVEEVEVEEEE; this comes from the coding sequence ATGATTGGAACGACAATAGAAATAGTTATAATTTTAATTTTAATAGTTTTAACAGGATATTTATCAATGGCTGAAATGGCTGTTGTATCAGTAAGAAAAGCAAAAATGCAAAAATACTTAGAAGAAGGCAATAAAAATGCTAAAATCGTTCTTGATTTAATCGAGGACCCTAATGAATTTTTATCAACAGTTCAAATTGGAATTTCACTTATCGGTGTTTTAACAGGGGCTTTTGGTGGAGTAACATTATCCGAACCATTAGCTAAAGCAATTTCATTCATACCTTATAATGACGTGATTAGTGTAATCGTTGTTGTTGTACTTACAACCTATTTAACATTAGTTATCGGTGAGATCGTACCTAAAGTTATTGCTTTAAATGACCCTGAAAAAGTGTCTCTTAAAATTGCAAAAACTATGGTTATTCTCTCAAAAGTTTCAAAACCGGTTAGTTATGTTCTTTCTAAATCAAGTGGTTTTGTCTTATTCCTAATGAGAATTGAAAACAAAAACGATGAATTAGTTACTGAAGAAGAAATCGAATTAATGATTAAAGAAGGAATTGAAGACGGAACTATTGAAAAAGAAGAAGAAGACATTATTAAAAGAGTTTTCAAACTTGACGATAAAAAAATCGGAAGTATAATGACTCCACGTAATGAGATTATTTGGATTGACCTTGAAGATGACAGAGATGTAAACAAAGTAAAAATTATTGAAAGTAAAAGATCTATTTTCCCAATAGCTAGTGGAGAATTAGATGATTTTATTGGTGTAGTTCAGGCAAAAGACATCCTCTCTGCAATGTTTAGTGAAGAGAAATTTGATGTTGAACAAATCATTAAAAAGCCATTAGTTGTTTCAGAACACTTAGAAACCTTGGATTTAGTAAGAGAATTCAAAGAAAACAATGGTCACGTTCATATGACTATTGTAGTAGATGAATTTGGAAGTGTCGAAGGTTTAATCACATTAAACGATTTACTTGAAGGAATTGTTGGAGAAATTCCTGGAATCGACGAGGAAGACGAACCTAAAGCTGTCGAAAGAGATGACGGAACCTGGTTAATTGACGGAAGATACCCTATTGACAGATTCGCAGAAATATTTGACTTCAAATTTAATGAAGAAGAAGACAATTACACAACTCTTGCAGGATTTATCTTAAGTATTAGTGGTACAATTCCTAATGAAAAAGACAAATACACATATGAAAGATTCATATTCGAAATCATCGATATTGACGGACACCAAATTGATAAAATCCTTGTAACTGACCTTGGAGTCGAAGAAGTTGAAGTAGAAGAAGAGGAATAA
- the mmp10 gene encoding methyl coenzyme M reductase-arginine methyltransferase Mmp10 (Mmp10 (methanogenesis marker protein 10) is a cobalamin-requiring radical SAM methyltransferase that creates the methylarginine modification to methyl coenzyme M reductase.) → MQLVADVGGIPGKDCNGFCKYCYFRKVKDVKSFGCAYCLPNKVGCDRCSKGVSETQGEFKSPFQVISEVQNALMMNMQPGKITANISGGGDISCYPHLETLTSNLNQLSIPSVLSYTCGKGINDGEIASRLINNGVEEVSFTIFSSSPELRREWVKDQHPKEALKACKIFCENIKLTGAAVIIPGVNDGDVLRETCNALEEWGAQGMLLMRFANTFNEGLILGNEPILKGIESQPVEDFAELVRQINSEYNFRVSGTPLCDPETGGPFAIAKDENEVFLQFIKPVTGEATIITSKIAAPFISKIFDKLEVDTVNVVAVEKEIACLITKEDLEQIDLSELKDSVIIPGRSFVHQLDAERILSADGVERLVGRGPDTLTVDGELSIDMTDENVIETELEQFNDLVDAINFFGMRRI, encoded by the coding sequence ATGCAATTAGTAGCTGATGTTGGAGGAATACCTGGAAAGGATTGTAACGGTTTTTGTAAATACTGTTACTTTAGAAAAGTAAAAGATGTTAAAAGTTTTGGCTGTGCATATTGCCTACCTAATAAAGTTGGTTGTGATAGATGCAGTAAAGGTGTTAGTGAAACACAAGGTGAATTCAAATCACCGTTCCAAGTTATAAGTGAAGTTCAAAATGCACTAATGATGAATATGCAACCTGGAAAAATAACTGCAAACATCAGTGGTGGTGGAGATATTAGCTGTTATCCTCACCTTGAAACATTAACATCAAATCTAAATCAGCTATCTATACCTTCAGTTTTAAGTTACACATGTGGAAAAGGTATAAATGATGGTGAAATTGCTTCAAGATTAATAAATAATGGTGTGGAAGAAGTTTCATTTACTATTTTTTCATCATCCCCAGAACTTAGAAGAGAATGGGTTAAAGACCAACACCCTAAAGAAGCACTTAAAGCCTGTAAAATATTTTGTGAAAACATTAAATTAACAGGTGCTGCTGTAATTATTCCTGGAGTTAACGATGGGGATGTACTACGTGAAACCTGTAATGCTCTAGAAGAATGGGGTGCACAAGGCATGCTTTTAATGAGATTTGCAAATACATTCAATGAAGGATTGATTCTTGGAAATGAACCTATATTAAAAGGTATTGAATCACAGCCTGTTGAGGATTTTGCTGAACTTGTTAGACAAATCAATAGCGAATATAACTTTAGAGTTAGTGGAACACCTTTATGTGACCCTGAAACTGGTGGTCCATTTGCAATTGCAAAAGATGAAAACGAAGTATTCCTTCAATTTATTAAACCCGTTACCGGAGAAGCAACAATTATTACATCAAAAATAGCTGCTCCATTTATTTCAAAAATATTTGACAAATTGGAAGTAGATACTGTTAATGTAGTTGCAGTTGAAAAAGAAATAGCTTGTTTAATTACAAAAGAAGACCTAGAACAAATTGATTTAAGTGAACTTAAAGATTCAGTAATTATTCCAGGAAGATCATTTGTCCATCAGTTAGATGCTGAGAGAATCTTAAGTGCTGACGGAGTTGAAAGACTTGTTGGACGTGGTCCAGATACATTAACTGTAGATGGTGAATTAAGTATTGATATGACTGATGAAAACGTCATAGAAACAGAACTAGAACAGTTTAATGATTTAGTGGATGCTATTAACTTCTTTGGAATGAGAAGAATATAA
- a CDS encoding DUF1922 domain-containing protein, producing the protein MYFIFRCDCGRALYAKEGVATRKCVCGKTIKVKSRRIFEKVATREEASLAVQEMQDKIYGNTGFMKASDL; encoded by the coding sequence ATGTATTTTATATTTCGTTGTGACTGTGGACGTGCACTCTATGCAAAAGAAGGTGTTGCTACAAGAAAATGTGTATGTGGCAAAACCATAAAAGTCAAATCTAGACGTATTTTTGAAAAAGTAGCTACAAGAGAAGAAGCATCCCTTGCAGTTCAGGAAATGCAAGATAAAATATATGGAAACACTGGATTTATGAAAGCCAGTGATTTATAA
- a CDS encoding DegT/DnrJ/EryC1/StrS family aminotransferase, with product MSNIKVPIAKPIIGEEEIENVVEVLKSGMIAQGPRVAEFEQKFADWVGAKYGIAVNSGTAALHVALLSCGIGEGDEVITTPFTFIASGNAILYTGAKPVFADIDLKTYTMDPESIEALINENTKAILPVQLYGQSANMEKINAIAEKHGLMVIEDAAQAHGATCSGEKVGSLGDMACFSFYPTKNMTTSEGGIITTNDEELAEMAKIFRAHGASVRYHHDAVGYNFRMTDISAAIGLAQLDKIDEFNEKRISNAAYLNEGLKDVDGVVTPYCAYDSKHVYHQYTIRVEKGNRDDWVDIINECGVGTGIHYPIPLYNQPIYKSLGITGDCPNAELAADNVISLPVHPALTKEDLDLVIEAVKKASSELA from the coding sequence GTGTCAAATATTAAAGTTCCCATTGCAAAGCCAATAATTGGTGAAGAAGAAATAGAAAATGTGGTAGAAGTTCTTAAATCAGGGATGATTGCTCAAGGACCAAGAGTTGCTGAATTCGAGCAAAAATTTGCTGATTGGGTTGGGGCTAAATATGGTATTGCAGTTAATTCTGGAACTGCAGCATTACATGTTGCGCTACTTTCTTGCGGTATTGGTGAAGGCGATGAAGTAATTACTACTCCATTTACATTTATTGCATCTGGAAATGCAATTTTATACACTGGTGCTAAACCGGTTTTTGCTGATATTGATTTAAAAACATACACTATGGATCCTGAATCCATCGAAGCATTAATCAATGAAAATACTAAAGCTATTTTACCTGTTCAATTATACGGACAATCTGCAAACATGGAAAAAATCAACGCTATTGCAGAAAAACACGGTTTAATGGTTATTGAAGATGCTGCACAAGCTCACGGTGCAACCTGCTCTGGTGAAAAAGTTGGTAGTTTAGGTGACATGGCTTGTTTCAGTTTCTATCCTACTAAAAACATGACTACTTCTGAAGGAGGAATAATCACAACCAATGATGAAGAATTAGCTGAAATGGCTAAAATATTCAGAGCTCACGGTGCATCTGTAAGATACCACCACGATGCAGTTGGATACAACTTCAGAATGACTGACATTTCCGCAGCTATTGGACTTGCTCAATTAGACAAAATTGATGAATTCAATGAAAAAAGAATTAGCAACGCTGCATACTTAAATGAAGGATTAAAAGATGTTGATGGTGTTGTAACTCCTTATTGTGCATATGACTCAAAACATGTATATCACCAATACACTATTAGAGTTGAAAAAGGAAATAGGGATGATTGGGTAGATATCATTAATGAATGTGGTGTTGGAACAGGAATTCACTATCCAATTCCATTATACAATCAGCCAATTTATAAATCATTAGGAATCACTGGAGATTGTCCAAATGCAGAACTTGCTGCTGACAATGTTATTTCACTTCCAGTTCACCCAGCACTTACAAAAGAAGACTTAGATTTAGTTATTGAAGCTGTTAAAAAAGCTTCAAGCGAGTTAGCTTAA
- the mcrB gene encoding coenzyme-B sulfoethylthiotransferase subunit beta, giving the protein MAKFDDKVDLYDDRGSVIASDVPIEAISPLRNPAIQNIVKGVKRTVAVNLEGVEKSVRTGSVGGDKSKILGRELDLDIVSNAEAIAEKIKETMQVSEGDDTKVEPISGGKRLLVQVPTQRIDAAAEYSVATLATATSLVQAIIDVCDVSIYDANFVKAAVLGRYPQSVDYKGSNIATMLDIPQKLEGAGYALRGVKANDFAAATLKNTFQTTALASIFEQTAMFEMGDAVGTYERLHLLGLAYQGLNADNLVMDLVKDNASEGTVGSIVQATIARAEADGVIAPQKELTDFSIYNTDDAAKWNAYAAAGAVAATMVNVGAARAAQGVPSTLLYFNDNLEFATGLPSIDYGRAEGVAVGFSFFSHSIYGGGGPGLFNGNHVVTRHSKGFCIPCAAAAMSLDAGTQLFSPEATSGLIKEVYSQIDEFREPMNAVAIAAEEIKGDI; this is encoded by the coding sequence ATGGCAAAGTTTGATGATAAAGTCGATTTATACGACGATAGAGGATCCGTAATTGCATCTGACGTACCAATCGAAGCTATTAGTCCATTAAGAAATCCTGCAATTCAAAACATCGTTAAAGGTGTTAAAAGAACTGTTGCAGTAAACTTAGAAGGAGTAGAAAAATCCGTAAGGACCGGTTCTGTTGGTGGAGACAAATCCAAAATTTTAGGAAGAGAATTAGATCTTGACATTGTTTCTAACGCAGAAGCAATCGCAGAAAAAATTAAAGAAACTATGCAAGTTTCTGAAGGTGACGATACTAAAGTAGAACCTATTTCTGGTGGTAAAAGATTATTAGTACAAGTACCAACTCAAAGAATTGACGCTGCTGCTGAATATTCTGTTGCTACTTTAGCTACTGCTACTTCTTTAGTACAAGCTATTATCGATGTTTGTGATGTAAGCATCTACGATGCTAACTTTGTAAAAGCTGCAGTATTAGGTAGATACCCACAATCTGTAGACTACAAAGGATCTAACATTGCTACTATGTTAGACATTCCACAAAAACTCGAAGGTGCAGGTTACGCATTAAGAGGAGTAAAAGCAAACGATTTCGCTGCTGCTACTTTGAAAAACACTTTCCAAACTACCGCATTAGCATCTATCTTTGAACAAACTGCTATGTTCGAAATGGGTGACGCAGTAGGTACTTACGAAAGATTACACTTATTAGGTTTAGCTTACCAAGGTTTAAACGCTGATAACTTAGTAATGGATTTAGTAAAAGACAACGCAAGTGAAGGAACTGTTGGTTCTATCGTACAAGCAACCATTGCTCGTGCAGAAGCTGACGGAGTTATCGCTCCTCAAAAAGAATTAACTGACTTCTCTATCTACAACACTGACGACGCAGCTAAATGGAACGCATACGCTGCTGCTGGTGCTGTAGCTGCAACCATGGTTAACGTTGGTGCTGCTCGTGCTGCTCAAGGTGTACCATCTACTTTATTATACTTCAACGATAACTTAGAATTCGCTACTGGTTTACCAAGTATTGACTATGGTAGAGCAGAAGGTGTAGCTGTTGGATTCTCATTCTTCAGTCACTCCATCTACGGTGGTGGAGGTCCTGGTCTCTTCAACGGTAACCACGTTGTAACCAGACACAGTAAAGGATTCTGTATTCCATGTGCTGCTGCAGCTATGTCATTAGACGCAGGAACACAACTCTTTTCACCAGAAGCAACTTCTGGTTTAATTAAAGAAGTATACAGTCAAATTGATGAATTTAGAGAACCTATGAATGCTGTTGCAATTGCAGCTGAAGAAATTAAAGGTGACATCTAA
- a CDS encoding TIGR00269 family protein, producing MVKLNKDEFNEHIFTRINNLISDYELIKEGELIAVALSGGKDSVLTLHALKNYQEHLDFDLVAISVDEGIEGYRQHGIDSAVNNARELGVKLVQKSFKDEEGFALDDIYQDFKSACIPCGVFRRNILNKTAYELGAVKIATGHNLDDEIQSFLMSFARGDTIKFSKFGPELDVIHPKLVPRIKPLWNTPEKEVGMWAVINNIDIHLDECPYSHLSLRAKIKEFLNVSEDKYPGVKNNVMESFQKILTFENSISTNLNECEKCGEPTSSDICKACELKELISQNREGHVDNE from the coding sequence ATGGTTAAATTAAACAAAGATGAATTTAATGAACATATTTTTACAAGGATTAATAACTTAATCAGTGATTATGAACTAATTAAAGAAGGCGAATTAATAGCTGTAGCATTGTCTGGAGGTAAAGACAGTGTATTAACTTTACATGCTCTTAAAAATTATCAAGAGCATTTGGATTTTGATTTAGTAGCTATTAGTGTTGATGAGGGTATTGAAGGATACAGACAACATGGTATTGATTCTGCTGTTAACAATGCTCGTGAACTTGGAGTAAAATTGGTTCAAAAGTCATTTAAAGATGAAGAAGGATTTGCACTGGATGATATTTATCAGGATTTTAAAAGTGCATGTATTCCATGTGGTGTTTTTAGAAGAAATATCTTAAACAAAACTGCATATGAACTTGGTGCTGTTAAAATAGCTACTGGACATAACTTGGATGATGAAATCCAATCATTTTTAATGAGTTTTGCACGTGGGGATACAATTAAATTCTCAAAATTCGGGCCTGAACTTGATGTAATTCATCCAAAACTGGTTCCAAGAATAAAACCTTTATGGAACACTCCTGAAAAAGAAGTTGGAATGTGGGCTGTAATCAATAATATTGATATTCACTTGGATGAGTGTCCTTATTCTCATTTGTCTTTAAGGGCTAAAATTAAAGAATTCTTAAATGTAAGTGAAGATAAATATCCTGGTGTTAAAAATAATGTGATGGAGTCTTTCCAAAAGATATTAACTTTTGAAAATAGTATTTCCACAAACCTTAATGAATGTGAGAAGTGTGGTGAACCGACTTCTTCTGATATCTGTAAGGCTTGTGAATTAAAAGAATTAATTTCTCAAAATCGCGAAGGCCATGTAGATAACGAATAA